From a region of the Impatiens glandulifera chromosome 4, dImpGla2.1, whole genome shotgun sequence genome:
- the LOC124936735 gene encoding alpha carbonic anhydrase 7-like, with protein sequence MKQSINKLILILILDLFLAFNAILAFQEVDDEREFTYVNDSSTGPEQWGDIKEEWGKCKNGTMQSPIDLLNERVEMVSHLGQMKRNYKPSNATLINRGHDMMLKWIDGAGTIEINGIDYELKQCHWHSPSEHSLNGKKFDLEVHLVHESKSGMVAVIGIMYKLGRPDNFLSQINEHLGKLIDALEVEKVVGMIDPRTIKIGSRKYYRYKGSLTVPPCTEDVIWTIVNKVRTVSREQVKLLRDAVHDKSKRNSRPIQSTNQRKVELYRPDDQEQN encoded by the exons ATGAAGCAAAGTATAAACAAACTTATCCTTATCTTGATTCTAGATCTATTCCTAGCTTTCAATGCAATATTAGCATTTCAAGAAGTTG ATGACGAGCGCGAGTTCACTTACGTCAACGATAGCTCAACAGGGCCGGAACAATGGGGAGATATTAAAGAAGAATGGGGGAAATGTAAGAACGGAACCATGCAATCTCCGATTGATCTTTTGAATGAAAGAGTTGAAATGGTTTCTCATCTTGGCCAAATGAAGAGAAATTACAAGCCGTCTAATGCTACACTCATTAATAGAGGTCACGACATGATG TTAAAATGGATAGACGGTGCCGGAACCATTGAAATTAATGGAATTGATTATGAGCTAAAACAATGCCATTGGCATTCGCCTTCCGAACATAGTCTTAATGGAAAGAAGTTTGATCTCGAGGTTCACTTGGTTCATGAAAGTAAGAGCGGTATGGTTGCGGTTATTGGTATCATGTATAAATTGGGACGTCCAGACAATTTCTTATCTCag ataaatgAACACTTGGGAAAGCTTATAGATGCCCTAGAGGTAGAGAAAGTGGTGGGGATGATTGATCCGAGAACAATTAAAATTGGAAGTCGAAAATATTATCGTTACAAGGGTTCTCTTACTGTTCCTCCATGTACTGAGGATGTTATTTGGACGATTGTCAATAAG GTGAGGACTGTGTCAAGAGAACAAGTAAAACTGTTGCGAGACGCGGTTCATGAC aAATCGAAGAGAAATTCAAGACCAATACAGTCAACAAACCAGAGGAAAGTAGAACTTTACAGACCAGATGATCAAGAGCAAAAttaa
- the LOC124936244 gene encoding syntaxin-71-like, producing the protein MTVIDIRFRIDSICKKYEKYDVDKQRELNASSDDPFTRLFTFVESESETTLNKSKSASVETNRAVSAALNAEIRRSKARLLDEIPKLQKLAIKKVKGLSQEELSTRQDMVITLRDMIDLIPDGTSNPKPAGDWGASTSKKNIKFDSGGRLDDEYFQQSEESTQLREEYEMRRMKQDEGLQFISEGLGTLKNLAQDMGEELDRQVPLVDEIETKVDRARADLKNTNVRLKDTLNEMRSSRNFLIDIILVCIILGIASYLYNIIQ; encoded by the exons ATGACCGTGATCGACATTCGTTTCCGCATCGATTCAATCTGCAAGAAATACGAAAAGTACGATGTCGATAAGCAACGAGAACTCAATGCCTCCTCCGACGATCCCTTCACTCGACTTTTCACCTTCGTCGAATCCGAAAGTGAAACCACTCTTAAT AAATCGAAATCCGCTTCCGTAGAGACAAACAGAGCTGTTTCCGCTGCTTTGAATGCTGAGATACGAAGATCAAAAGCTCGATTACTAGATGAAATTCCAAAGTTACAGAAACTCGCAATCAAGAAG GTGAAAGGACTTTCTCAAGAAGAATTAAGCACTCGTCAAGATATGGTTATAACTCTACGTGATATGATTGACTTAATACCAGATGGTACTTCTAATCCAAAACCAGCAGGAGATTGGGGAGCTTCAACATCTAAGAAGAACATTAAGTTTGATTCTG GAGGGAGGCTTGATGATGAGTATTTTCAGCAATCAGAGGAATCAACACAGTTGAGGGAAGAATACGAAATGCGAAGAATGAAACAG GATGAAGGTTTGCAATTCATATCTGAAGGGCTTGGTACATTGAAGAATTTGGCACAAGATATGGGTGAA GAACTGGATAGACAAGTCCCATTAGTCGATGAAATTGAAACCAAG GTTGACAGGGCGAGGGCCGACCTTAAGAACACTAATGTTAGGCTTAAAGACACCCTTAATGAg ATGAGGTCAAGCCGGAATTTCCTAATCGATATCATTCTTGTGTGTATTATCTTGGGGATCGCTTCCTATTTATACAA TATAATTCAGTGA
- the LOC124934624 gene encoding alpha carbonic anhydrase 6-like: MVSHLGIVKRKYYKPSNATLINKDHDMRLSWEGDAESIEINETDYNLQQCDCDSPSEHTINGRRIDLEAHLIHKSKSGKFVVISIIYKLGHADSFLTQGIVDPRMSEIGNHKYGQ, encoded by the exons ATGGTTTCCCATTTAGGGATTGTTAAAAGGAAATATTACAAGCCATCCAATGCCACCCTCATTAATAAAGATCATGACATGCGG tTGAGTTGGGAAGGAGATGCTGAATctattgaaataaatgaaactGATTACAATCTCCAACAATGTGATTGTGATTCACCTTCTGAGCATACCATTAATGGTAGAAG AATTGATCTCGAGGCTCACTTGATTCATAAGAGCAAGAGCGGCAAATTTGTTGTTATAAGCATCATTTACAAACTCGGACATGCCGATTCATTTTTAACTCAG GGGATAGTAGATCCGAGAATGAGTGAGATTGGAAATCACAAATATGGTCAATAA